A genomic segment from Ptychodera flava strain L36383 chromosome 19, AS_Pfla_20210202, whole genome shotgun sequence encodes:
- the LOC139118785 gene encoding mid1-interacting protein 1-like translates to MDIQLSDREKIPEKSILGMMKHFIEAVNDMDSTVMIPSRLLDMKLEDTQMDTENGNKSLVPKGVDSRDLHLYYSLLKTVKRDLVKGTLTQNGETDDSMSSEEEDTDQNEQARQAANLFREHLRGLFSVLEQLTEMAKFLTSKYQQETGDYQTCPKPKSFIM, encoded by the coding sequence ATGGACATACAGCTGAGCGACAGAGAGAAGATCCCCGAGAAATCGATATTGGGAATGATGAAACACTTCATCGAAGCTGTGAACGACATGGACTCAACTGTCATGATTCCGAGCCGTCTCTTGGACATGAAGTTGGAAGACACGCAGATGGACACGGAAAACGGCAACAAATCTCTGGTGCCAAAGGGGGTCGACAGCAGGGACTTGCACTTGTATTATTCGCTGTTAAAGACTGTCAAGCGGGACCTCGTGAAGGGGACCCTCACGCAGAACGGAGAGACTGACGACTCGATGAGCTCCGAGGAAGAGGACACGGACCAGAACGAGCAGGCCAGGCAGGCGGCAAATTTATTCAGGGAACATCTCCGGGGACTTTTCAGTGTACTTGAACAGCTCACAGAAATGGCGAAATTTCTCACGAGTAAATATCAACAGGAAACCGGCGACTATCAGACTTGTCCGAAACCAAAGTCGTTCATAATGTGA